The proteins below come from a single Gimesia alba genomic window:
- a CDS encoding HvfC/BufC N-terminal domain-containing protein yields the protein MNHQSRDLEQIQHWMQTVISWPGGVEAGIASEAAQSRIPLDIDALETVITRSSQLTSLERVGIYANAYYARLLECLSEEYPALVTAMGAQAFGVFCMEYLQESPSTSYTLGELGARFPKFLREHKPAVEAGEDGANWTDFLIDLATLERVYSEVFDGPGIEQETLLTPETLNSIAPEDWPGLTLKMAPCFRLLQFQFPVHEFITKVRNGDTPAILAQQTTCLAITRRNFIVRREAVTPAEYFLLSRLQEGLQVGEAIMEVSESGLIEPDELGHQLHQWFKHWTASAFFIDICQEGS from the coding sequence ATGAACCATCAATCACGAGATCTGGAACAGATTCAGCATTGGATGCAAACCGTGATCAGCTGGCCTGGCGGCGTCGAAGCCGGCATTGCTTCGGAGGCAGCACAAAGCAGGATTCCGCTGGACATCGATGCGTTGGAAACTGTGATTACTCGTTCCAGTCAACTGACAAGTCTGGAACGAGTCGGAATCTATGCCAACGCTTACTATGCCCGTCTTCTTGAATGTTTGAGCGAGGAGTATCCCGCTTTGGTGACAGCGATGGGGGCACAGGCCTTCGGTGTATTTTGCATGGAGTATCTGCAGGAATCTCCTTCTACCAGTTATACACTCGGAGAGTTGGGAGCCCGGTTTCCAAAGTTTTTAAGAGAGCACAAGCCTGCCGTGGAAGCAGGAGAGGATGGAGCCAACTGGACTGATTTTTTGATTGATCTCGCCACGCTGGAGCGCGTTTACAGCGAAGTCTTCGATGGTCCCGGCATCGAACAGGAAACACTACTGACACCAGAGACCTTAAATTCCATCGCGCCGGAAGACTGGCCTGGGCTGACGCTCAAGATGGCGCCCTGTTTCCGATTGCTGCAGTTTCAATTTCCCGTCCACGAATTCATTACCAAAGTCAGAAACGGGGATACGCCAGCAATTCTCGCGCAGCAGACAACCTGTCTGGCAATTACACGCCGCAACTTTATCGTGCGCCGAGAAGCGGTGACCCCCGCAGAATATTTCCTGCTATCCCGGCTGCAGGAGGGATTGCAGGTTGGAGAAGCAATCATGGAAGTTTCCGAATCAGGCCTGATCGAACCGGACGAGTTAGGCCACCAGCTCCATCAGTGGTTCAAGCACTGGACCGCATCCGCCTTTTTTATTGATATTTGCCAGGAAGGTTCTTGA
- the bufB gene encoding MNIO family bufferin maturase: MLKPRLGHENLGLGVGLRTVHFSHILEHEPEVDWFEIISENFMDSAGRPRNVLEQIAERYPIVMHGVSLSIGSTDPLNRDYLQKLKTLAESVNARWVSDHVCWTGVAGRNTHDLLPIPYNEDTLAHIVKRIQTVQEILERPLVLENPSSYLEFQDSTMSESEFVCRMAEKADCGLLLDVNNVYVSSVNHEFDPVEYIEAIPAERVVQCHLAGHTNCGTHLIDTHNGRVIDPVWNLFQLMHQRTGGVSTLLEWDADIPPFPVVHQEVLKAQKYMDEHLPAGEPVISEDVVADTSTTAIPHPASFITAEFE, from the coding sequence ATGTTGAAACCACGTCTCGGACATGAAAATCTGGGTTTGGGAGTGGGTCTGCGAACCGTACACTTCTCTCACATTCTGGAACACGAGCCTGAAGTGGACTGGTTTGAAATTATTTCAGAGAACTTCATGGACTCCGCCGGCCGGCCCCGGAATGTGCTGGAGCAGATTGCCGAACGCTATCCGATCGTGATGCACGGCGTTTCTCTGTCGATTGGCAGCACCGACCCGCTGAACCGCGACTACCTGCAGAAGCTGAAAACACTGGCCGAGTCGGTCAACGCGCGCTGGGTTTCCGACCATGTCTGCTGGACTGGAGTGGCGGGACGCAATACACACGATCTGTTACCCATCCCCTACAACGAAGATACACTGGCGCATATCGTCAAACGCATTCAGACTGTGCAGGAAATACTTGAGCGACCCCTCGTTCTGGAAAATCCGAGCAGTTATCTCGAATTCCAGGATTCTACGATGAGCGAGTCTGAATTCGTCTGCCGCATGGCGGAAAAAGCGGATTGCGGGTTGCTGCTGGATGTGAATAACGTGTATGTCTCCAGCGTGAATCACGAATTTGATCCTGTAGAATACATCGAAGCCATTCCCGCTGAACGTGTTGTGCAGTGTCATCTGGCGGGGCACACGAACTGTGGGACACACTTAATTGATACACATAACGGACGGGTAATCGATCCCGTCTGGAACCTGTTTCAGTTAATGCACCAGCGAACCGGCGGTGTCTCAACTCTGCTGGAGTGGGACGCAGATATCCCGCCGTTTCCTGTCGTACACCAGGAAGTTCTGAAAGCACAAAAATATATGGATGAGCATTTGCCGGCTGGGGAACCGGTCATTTCAGAAGACGTAGTCGCTGATACTTCTACAACAGCGATTCCTCACCCTGCTTCATTTATAACGGCTGAATTCGAATGA
- a CDS encoding DUF547 domain-containing protein, with protein MSGLKSLSMSVVRALGIMLLSMPQSHRGEAAEAIGQRWPASQQISMSQVDHSTFDRLLKKYVDTKGMVNYEAWKASQTDRRALQNYLKLLSRANPRATAPKQARLAFWINAYNAVTLEGIMQVYPTTSIRNHTAKVFGYNIWDDLPLNVGGKNYSLNQIEHEILRKMNEPRIHFAIVCASIGCPKLRNEAYTTEKVDAQLTANAIDFFQQKKHFQIKPTQRTVHLSSILDWFATDFGSTQSEQLHYIAKFAPEASRSFLITPNVTVKYLDYNWGLNHQPSR; from the coding sequence ATGTCAGGATTGAAATCGCTCTCAATGTCAGTCGTGCGGGCACTTGGAATCATGTTGCTCAGTATGCCTCAAAGTCATCGTGGGGAAGCTGCAGAAGCGATCGGGCAACGCTGGCCTGCCAGTCAACAGATCTCGATGTCACAGGTTGATCACAGCACCTTTGATCGACTGTTAAAAAAGTACGTCGATACGAAAGGCATGGTTAATTATGAAGCGTGGAAAGCATCTCAAACAGATCGGCGTGCTCTACAGAATTATCTAAAGCTGCTCAGTCGGGCCAACCCACGTGCGACAGCACCGAAACAGGCTCGGCTCGCTTTCTGGATCAATGCCTACAACGCAGTCACACTAGAGGGAATCATGCAGGTTTATCCCACTACCAGCATTCGAAATCATACAGCGAAAGTATTCGGATATAACATCTGGGACGATCTCCCCCTGAATGTCGGCGGAAAAAATTACTCTTTAAACCAAATAGAACACGAAATTTTACGTAAGATGAATGAGCCCCGTATTCATTTTGCAATTGTCTGTGCTTCCATCGGCTGTCCAAAGCTGAGAAACGAAGCCTATACAACGGAAAAAGTTGATGCACAATTGACTGCTAACGCGATTGATTTCTTTCAGCAAAAGAAACATTTTCAGATCAAACCAACTCAAAGAACTGTACACCTCAGCTCAATTCTGGACTGGTTCGCGACTGATTTCGGATCAACGCAATCGGAACAGCTTCACTATATTGCTAAATTTGCCCCAGAGGCATCACGGTCTTTTTTGATAACTCCGAATGTGACCGTGAAGTATCTGGACTACAACTGGGGGTTGAATCACCAACCATCACGTTGA
- a CDS encoding DUF255 domain-containing protein yields the protein MRAKQFIVFSISLIFIQTISSHVQGEEIHWQTNLKQAAQQARAENKAMLIQIGATWCGFCHKMEKETYKDPKVIKHVNSCFIPIRVDADQNAELVEAIGVAGLPTTAIITPQLKIVKKISGYVAAPEMEGHLNKICLATHEQEASPRSKQPIKKMSEKKVTTEFAFKGICLVSMLDEQELVEGQPKISSEYKGRKICFASMEHKQQFDSNPDRYWPAFEGQCRVSKLDQNQSVEGDPHAGGVYREKLVFFSSAAERDRFSSNPSYYLLQK from the coding sequence ATGCGTGCCAAACAGTTTATTGTTTTTTCAATCAGTTTGATTTTCATTCAAACAATCTCCTCACATGTTCAGGGAGAAGAAATCCATTGGCAGACCAATTTAAAACAGGCCGCCCAACAGGCTCGGGCTGAAAATAAGGCTATGCTGATTCAAATTGGGGCGACTTGGTGTGGGTTTTGCCATAAGATGGAAAAAGAGACTTACAAAGATCCAAAAGTTATCAAACACGTCAATTCCTGCTTCATTCCAATTCGTGTCGACGCCGATCAGAATGCTGAGCTCGTCGAAGCCATCGGCGTTGCCGGGTTACCCACCACTGCGATTATCACTCCGCAACTGAAGATCGTAAAAAAGATTTCAGGCTATGTCGCTGCTCCGGAAATGGAAGGGCATCTCAATAAAATCTGCCTGGCAACTCACGAACAGGAAGCATCACCTCGTTCTAAGCAACCCATCAAAAAGATGAGCGAAAAAAAGGTGACGACGGAATTTGCCTTCAAAGGGATTTGTCTGGTCAGCATGCTGGACGAGCAAGAGCTGGTCGAAGGACAGCCAAAAATTTCATCTGAATACAAAGGGCGTAAAATCTGCTTTGCCTCTATGGAACACAAACAGCAATTCGACTCCAACCCGGATCGCTATTGGCCTGCCTTTGAAGGGCAGTGTCGTGTTTCCAAGCTGGATCAAAATCAATCTGTGGAAGGCGATCCACATGCAGGCGGCGTCTATCGGGAAAAACTGGTCTTCTTCTCTTCTGCCGCAGAGCGGGATCGGTTCTCGTCTAACCCATCCTACTATCTACTGCAAAAATAA
- a CDS encoding YHS domain-containing protein, whose protein sequence is MKLTRFVKTAALLASLALFSQGLEAKENQKSKEAPVALNGHCAVCLVKGQKVVKGTAEHSVVYDGQTYLFPSEEIKDVFTANPAKYAPALNGDCSVCFAHHDGVRNPGKIDHVSFYQGRVFLFPNPQIKSIFDRSPQKYADVDLACDGKCIVCKVDGGKDVPGKPEFTAIYKGMRYQFPSAAVMQKFQSNPAKYVGKKAGAQSTSSTTAPASQLVSIKGTTGCAACEYGVHPKKDPNTLGLAVKSDDGKIYVIEGAHDSHPDLYKQRFESLKISVKGKQIAQKGKFVWLEPQSIEKVQ, encoded by the coding sequence ATGAAGTTAACCCGATTCGTAAAGACCGCCGCCTTGCTGGCATCCCTTGCTTTATTCAGTCAGGGTCTTGAAGCCAAAGAAAATCAGAAGTCGAAAGAGGCCCCTGTTGCGCTCAATGGTCATTGTGCCGTCTGTCTGGTGAAAGGTCAGAAAGTCGTCAAAGGGACTGCAGAACATTCCGTTGTTTATGACGGTCAGACCTATCTGTTCCCTTCAGAGGAAATCAAAGATGTGTTTACTGCCAACCCGGCAAAGTATGCTCCCGCGTTGAACGGTGATTGCTCTGTCTGTTTTGCTCATCATGACGGCGTCCGGAATCCCGGCAAGATTGATCACGTGAGTTTTTATCAGGGACGGGTATTCCTCTTCCCGAATCCCCAGATCAAATCTATTTTTGATCGATCGCCACAGAAATATGCCGACGTCGATCTGGCGTGCGACGGGAAATGTATTGTGTGCAAAGTCGATGGTGGAAAAGACGTTCCTGGTAAGCCGGAATTCACAGCGATTTACAAAGGTATGCGTTACCAGTTTCCCAGTGCAGCTGTGATGCAGAAATTTCAGTCCAATCCTGCTAAATACGTCGGCAAAAAAGCGGGAGCTCAAAGCACAAGCAGTACGACTGCTCCTGCCTCTCAACTGGTTTCTATCAAAGGAACAACGGGTTGCGCTGCTTGTGAGTATGGAGTGCATCCCAAAAAAGATCCGAACACGTTAGGGCTGGCTGTGAAAAGTGATGACGGCAAGATCTATGTCATCGAAGGCGCCCATGATTCACACCCCGATCTTTACAAGCAGCGTTTCGAGAGTCTGAAAATCAGCGTGAAAGGGAAGCAAATTGCACAAAAAGGCAAATTTGTCTGGCTTGAACCGCAGTCGATTGAAAAGGTTCAATAG
- a CDS encoding methylated-DNA--[protein]-cysteine S-methyltransferase, producing MGQRTVTVPKTIMGTEHKATSGDIPTAKLSVFSTEIGWCGLLGTDNRVERLSMGHPSQGDVLQTVQRLYLEDHAEVADEIEEANWYPELRARLQNYFQGAIVDFRDVELNLPRLTAFQSRVIGALKQIGYGELITYGELAAKAGAPRAARAVGTVMSSNRIPVLIPCHRVIASGGKLGGFSAPQGTSLKQHLLTMESQTQL from the coding sequence ATGGGTCAAAGAACTGTCACTGTTCCCAAAACGATTATGGGTACGGAACATAAAGCCACTTCGGGTGACATTCCCACGGCAAAATTGTCTGTTTTTTCCACAGAGATCGGCTGGTGTGGATTATTGGGCACTGACAACAGGGTCGAACGGCTCAGCATGGGGCACCCGTCTCAGGGCGATGTGCTGCAAACGGTCCAGCGACTCTATTTAGAAGACCATGCCGAAGTCGCGGATGAAATCGAAGAAGCGAACTGGTATCCGGAGTTACGCGCGCGGCTGCAGAACTATTTTCAAGGAGCTATTGTCGACTTCCGGGACGTGGAGTTGAATCTCCCGCGATTGACTGCATTTCAGAGTCGAGTGATCGGTGCTCTGAAACAGATCGGATACGGAGAGCTGATTACCTATGGCGAACTGGCCGCCAAGGCGGGCGCGCCACGCGCTGCGCGTGCTGTGGGGACAGTGATGTCGTCGAATCGTATTCCCGTGTTGATTCCCTGTCATCGTGTGATAGCCTCTGGAGGCAAGCTAGGTGGATTCTCAGCACCACAAGGGACTTCACTCAAGCAGCATCTATTGACAATGGAATCCCAGACGCAGCTGTAA
- a CDS encoding pyridoxal phosphate-dependent aminotransferase: MALPLSDFAQSLTVETAFSVLAVAKQLKAEGKDVVELEVGDSPFDSTASAKSTGIEAIQNNQSHYCASPGIPEFRKAAADFVSREFQVDAKPENIVVGPGAKVFEQFFCEAFLNPGDGVLVFSPYFPTYLPNIERRGARMVLSDLKQENNFSPNLADIEKFLAEDPSPKAIFLNSPHNPTGGVIAESELKAIADLIRGKNIAVFSDEPYCHMVWQGKHHSILAQPGMIDQCVSAYTFSKSYSMSGWRLGFCVASEEVATSIGKMVNTTLSCTPPLVQLAGAAALNNDSKERDEVMLKFREKVVLLTNKLNQIENFHALDPHATFYVFVNVAPVCNELGITSHGLALYLLEGADDKFGIACLGGECFGDAGHGFLRFSCAEPNDRLEQAIDFIPEAISRKDRIASYLESHPATRLEAPYPV; the protein is encoded by the coding sequence GTGGCTTTACCATTAAGCGATTTCGCTCAGTCTCTTACCGTCGAAACAGCATTCAGCGTCCTGGCCGTAGCCAAACAACTCAAAGCGGAAGGCAAAGATGTTGTTGAGCTCGAAGTGGGAGACAGTCCGTTTGACAGTACTGCTTCCGCAAAATCTACTGGTATTGAAGCCATTCAGAATAATCAGTCGCACTACTGTGCATCCCCGGGAATTCCCGAGTTCCGTAAAGCGGCTGCCGACTTTGTCTCGCGTGAATTTCAGGTCGACGCAAAACCCGAAAACATTGTCGTCGGTCCGGGCGCCAAAGTATTCGAGCAGTTCTTCTGCGAAGCCTTTTTGAACCCCGGTGATGGCGTACTGGTTTTCAGTCCCTATTTCCCGACCTATCTACCCAACATCGAACGCCGCGGCGCACGCATGGTGCTTTCCGATCTCAAACAGGAAAACAATTTCAGCCCGAACCTGGCTGACATCGAAAAATTCCTGGCAGAAGATCCCTCTCCGAAAGCAATCTTTCTGAACTCGCCCCACAATCCTACGGGAGGGGTCATTGCCGAGTCCGAGCTGAAAGCCATCGCCGACTTGATTCGCGGGAAAAATATTGCTGTCTTCAGCGATGAACCCTACTGCCATATGGTCTGGCAGGGAAAACACCATTCGATTCTTGCACAACCGGGAATGATAGATCAATGTGTGTCCGCTTACACCTTCAGTAAATCCTACAGCATGAGTGGCTGGCGTCTGGGCTTCTGTGTGGCATCAGAAGAAGTCGCAACTTCGATTGGGAAAATGGTAAACACCACGCTTTCCTGTACGCCTCCTCTGGTTCAGTTAGCTGGTGCGGCTGCGCTCAATAACGATTCGAAAGAACGCGATGAAGTCATGCTGAAGTTCCGCGAAAAAGTGGTTCTGCTAACGAACAAATTGAATCAGATCGAGAACTTCCATGCCCTTGATCCCCACGCCACGTTTTACGTGTTTGTCAACGTAGCGCCCGTCTGCAACGAACTCGGCATCACCAGTCATGGCTTGGCCCTGTATCTGTTGGAAGGGGCCGACGATAAGTTTGGCATCGCCTGCCTGGGTGGTGAGTGTTTTGGTGACGCAGGCCACGGATTCTTACGCTTCAGTTGTGCAGAACCCAATGACCGCCTGGAACAGGCGATCGACTTTATTCCGGAAGCAATTTCGCGTAAAGACCGCATTGCCAGTTATCTGGAGTCACACCCGGCGACCCGACTGGAAGCACCTTACCCGGTTTAA
- a CDS encoding VanZ family protein, with protein sequence MNRYQTLIRTGLILYWVLLFTATHIPLKKGTLPQGTDVPLHFIAYAGLSFLLTWWLSLRWDKLTLKRLLAVFVGVSLFGILDELLQGIPVLQREPSLDDWVADTLGGLLGITLYLLVHKPLQHLVRKFKKHDEKP encoded by the coding sequence ATGAATCGTTATCAGACACTGATCCGCACGGGACTCATTCTATATTGGGTTCTACTGTTTACTGCGACTCACATCCCACTGAAAAAGGGAACGCTCCCGCAGGGCACTGATGTGCCTCTGCATTTTATTGCTTACGCGGGGCTTTCCTTTCTGCTGACCTGGTGGCTCTCTCTCCGATGGGACAAGCTGACTCTCAAACGGCTGCTCGCCGTCTTTGTTGGGGTCAGCCTGTTTGGTATATTGGATGAGCTACTGCAGGGAATCCCCGTGTTACAACGTGAACCCAGTCTCGATGACTGGGTGGCCGACACGCTGGGTGGTCTGCTGGGGATTACACTCTACCTGCTGGTTCACAAGCCACTTCAGCATCTTGTGCGGAAGTTTAAGAAGCATGATGAGAAGCCATAA
- the zwf gene encoding glucose-6-phosphate dehydrogenase, producing MANANSSIDLTTATILIFGASGDLTARKLIPALYDLWSEGFLSADLPIIGLARRSKTDEQFRNEQRDTVAQFTRTGTVTDEKWATFSKRLFYREVDITDESDHAKLKDSIEAVERETIGDIITKRVAYLATAPSLFYPAVQALSRAQMVPRNSDDEWLRVVIEKPFGHDLESAQQLSQQLSELLTEDQIYRIDHYLGKETVQNILLFRLSNSIFEPLLNRNHVDHVQITVAESQGIEHGRGGYYDRSGALRDVLQNHVLQLLCLIAMEPPALFSGEEIRDEKLKVLKTLAPGTKGPVSEWAVAGQYTAGQSFGQAVPGYREEERVPPDSTRETFVAMEVMVENWRWEGVPFYLRTGKRMPERVSEIAIQFKHPPMNLFTTVECDGDICSLVERKPNELIFRIQPKESISMKFSTKRPGMQYQIQPVTMDFAFEDAYHKSLPEAYERLLMDVLRGDSTLFTRSDELEAAWKFVTPVLDAWEKADHTPEPYYAGTWGPAGAAALLNKSNRRWRTPATSKKE from the coding sequence ATGGCCAACGCAAATTCTTCAATCGATCTGACTACGGCAACCATCCTGATTTTTGGAGCCTCAGGCGACTTAACGGCCCGCAAATTAATTCCTGCGTTGTATGATTTATGGAGTGAAGGGTTTCTGTCTGCCGACCTTCCGATCATTGGTCTCGCACGGCGTTCAAAAACGGACGAACAATTTCGTAACGAACAGCGCGATACGGTTGCGCAATTTACCCGTACCGGAACGGTGACCGATGAAAAATGGGCTACGTTTTCCAAACGGCTGTTTTATCGTGAAGTCGACATCACAGACGAAAGCGATCATGCGAAACTCAAAGATTCAATTGAAGCAGTAGAACGCGAAACCATTGGCGATATCATCACCAAACGGGTTGCCTATCTGGCGACAGCGCCCTCTTTATTTTATCCCGCGGTACAGGCATTGTCTCGGGCACAGATGGTGCCGCGTAATTCAGATGATGAGTGGTTGCGGGTTGTCATTGAAAAACCGTTTGGGCACGACCTGGAATCGGCGCAGCAGCTGAGCCAGCAGTTGAGTGAGCTGTTAACCGAAGACCAGATTTATCGCATTGATCATTATCTGGGGAAAGAAACGGTTCAGAATATTCTGTTATTCCGATTGAGCAATTCGATCTTTGAGCCGTTGCTGAATCGGAATCATGTTGATCACGTTCAGATTACAGTAGCTGAATCGCAGGGAATCGAACACGGGCGAGGTGGCTATTATGATCGTTCTGGCGCCCTGCGGGATGTGTTACAAAATCACGTACTGCAATTGTTGTGTCTGATCGCGATGGAACCTCCCGCCTTGTTCAGCGGAGAGGAAATCCGCGACGAGAAATTGAAAGTATTGAAAACACTGGCACCCGGGACGAAAGGCCCTGTGTCTGAATGGGCGGTTGCTGGCCAGTATACCGCCGGGCAATCATTTGGGCAGGCGGTTCCCGGCTACAGAGAAGAAGAGAGAGTGCCCCCCGACTCCACACGGGAAACTTTTGTGGCGATGGAAGTCATGGTAGAGAACTGGCGTTGGGAAGGTGTGCCGTTTTATCTGCGGACAGGTAAACGCATGCCCGAGCGCGTGAGCGAGATCGCCATTCAGTTTAAGCATCCACCAATGAATCTGTTTACGACCGTCGAATGCGATGGCGATATCTGTTCGCTGGTGGAACGTAAACCGAACGAATTGATTTTCCGGATCCAGCCCAAAGAGTCGATTTCCATGAAGTTCTCAACGAAACGGCCCGGTATGCAATATCAGATCCAGCCGGTGACGATGGATTTTGCGTTTGAGGATGCCTACCATAAAAGTCTGCCTGAAGCGTACGAGCGGTTGCTGATGGATGTTTTGCGTGGCGATTCGACTCTATTTACTCGAAGCGATGAACTGGAAGCAGCCTGGAAGTTTGTCACACCAGTATTGGATGCATGGGAAAAAGCAGATCATACACCCGAGCCGTATTATGCGGGAACCTGGGGACCCGCGGGAGCCGCGGCATTACTGAATAAGTCAAATCGACGCTGGCGTACACCTGCGACCAGTAAAAAAGAGTAA
- the ispG gene encoding (E)-4-hydroxy-3-methylbut-2-enyl-diphosphate synthase: MQLPRNPTREVKIGAVVIGNAHPIAVQSMTATKTSNIDATVAQIHSLERAGADIVRIAVDNKREAAALIEIRKQTSVPLTVDLQENYRLAEVIAPYVNKLRYNPGHLYHHEPEKPWQEKVRFIAEVAKANDCALRVGVNCGSVDPAKLEKYDPNDSISPMLESALDHCEFLESIDFTRFCVSLKDSDPAKVIEVNTRFAAQRPDIPLHLGVTEAGMPPDGVIKTRMAFEQLISKGIGDTIRVSLTVPNDRKGEEIEAGHTILNDIAAGRVRTVVDFDQKGLNIISCPSCSRVENEVFVDLAADVKKMTEYAKDHKITIAVMGCRVNGPGETDDADLGLWCGPNYVNLKKGSESLGRYSYDEILPRLKGELDSLIEQLPTNV, encoded by the coding sequence TTGCAGTTACCACGAAATCCAACCAGAGAAGTGAAGATTGGTGCAGTTGTCATTGGGAACGCCCACCCGATCGCAGTCCAGAGTATGACAGCGACCAAAACCAGTAACATTGATGCGACTGTGGCCCAGATTCACTCGCTGGAGCGGGCTGGCGCCGATATCGTGCGAATTGCCGTCGATAATAAAAGGGAAGCAGCGGCACTGATAGAAATCCGTAAACAGACGAGCGTTCCTTTGACTGTCGACTTGCAGGAGAATTATCGGCTGGCAGAAGTCATCGCGCCTTATGTAAATAAGCTGAGATATAACCCCGGGCACCTGTACCATCACGAACCGGAAAAACCCTGGCAGGAGAAAGTTCGCTTCATTGCCGAAGTCGCTAAAGCCAATGATTGTGCGCTCCGGGTCGGTGTCAACTGCGGGTCGGTCGATCCGGCGAAACTGGAAAAGTATGATCCCAATGATTCGATTTCCCCCATGCTGGAAAGCGCCCTGGATCACTGTGAATTTCTGGAATCAATTGACTTCACCCGTTTTTGTGTTTCTCTTAAGGATTCCGATCCGGCGAAAGTGATTGAAGTCAATACCCGCTTTGCTGCGCAGCGTCCTGATATTCCACTTCATCTGGGTGTCACCGAAGCAGGCATGCCTCCTGATGGTGTGATCAAAACCAGAATGGCGTTCGAGCAATTGATCAGTAAAGGTATTGGGGATACGATTCGCGTTTCTCTGACAGTTCCCAATGATCGCAAGGGAGAGGAGATTGAAGCCGGACACACGATTCTGAATGATATTGCCGCCGGTCGCGTACGGACGGTTGTTGATTTTGACCAGAAAGGGTTGAACATCATCAGCTGTCCCAGTTGTTCGCGCGTCGAAAACGAAGTCTTTGTTGATCTGGCAGCTGATGTCAAGAAAATGACTGAATATGCCAAAGACCATAAAATTACGATTGCGGTCATGGGTTGTCGGGTGAATGGCCCGGGGGAGACCGATGATGCCGATCTTGGTCTCTGGTGTGGTCCCAATTATGTCAATCTGAAAAAAGGGAGCGAATCGCTGGGCCGTTACTCCTATGATGAAATATTGCCGCGGCTGAAAGGCGAACTGGATTCTCTGATCGAACAGCTGCCGACAAACGTCTAA